Proteins from one Cellulosilyticum lentocellum DSM 5427 genomic window:
- a CDS encoding phage tail-collar fiber domain-containing protein, translated as MSNFNNKTITSKGLELLSSALAGNTLEFTRIVMGSGTYEGDIGLIESLVNQKQSLDIKSITRKGSQVVLSTTLLQSAIIEDFYWKEIGVYAKGSDGLEILYMYGSANEASYISKNMLNEKMINIGVLVSNATNITATINNSLVYLNQNDLEEHNNDEEAHTPIRTWVQGLFNGLKLTWDNIIGKPSTFPPSSHSHTKSQITDFPTSLPASDVYDWAKAPTKPTYTYTEVGALASNGKAVSSATADSATYAGGLHIYNEITGLKSTVVDGKQSVANAINGHLGTTLSNQTPFADLAYYINTMVLMPAIKSSFYANYPGSGVPVTLYNTVVGCFFSRNGCTVTCSEDCYVFQISDYAPQIVYGTQITAGTTSSKYFSGISGFVIVCKKPATITLSPGSNAVSGYTIL; from the coding sequence GTGAGCAACTTTAATAATAAAACTATTACCTCAAAAGGTCTTGAACTGCTAAGTTCAGCATTAGCAGGTAATACACTAGAATTCACAAGAATTGTTATGGGAAGTGGTACATATGAAGGTGATATTGGACTTATTGAAAGCTTGGTAAATCAAAAGCAAAGTCTAGACATTAAGAGTATTACCAGGAAAGGTAGTCAAGTAGTATTATCGACTACATTATTACAAAGTGCTATTATAGAAGATTTTTATTGGAAAGAGATTGGCGTATATGCTAAAGGTTCTGATGGATTAGAAATTCTTTATATGTACGGTAGTGCTAACGAGGCTTCTTATATATCAAAGAATATGTTAAATGAGAAGATGATTAATATTGGTGTATTAGTTAGTAATGCCACCAATATAACAGCAACTATTAATAATAGCCTAGTTTATCTTAATCAGAATGATCTAGAAGAGCATAACAATGATGAAGAAGCACATACTCCTATCCGTACATGGGTTCAAGGCCTTTTTAATGGTTTAAAGCTTACCTGGGATAATATTATAGGTAAACCTAGTACATTTCCTCCAAGTTCACACAGCCATACAAAAAGTCAAATAACAGACTTTCCTACAAGTTTACCTGCATCAGATGTGTATGATTGGGCTAAGGCACCCACTAAACCTACTTATACCTATACAGAAGTAGGTGCTTTAGCAAGTAATGGAAAGGCCGTAAGTTCAGCTACTGCTGATTCAGCTACATATGCAGGTGGACTTCATATATACAATGAAATAACAGGTTTAAAATCTACTGTCGTTGATGGAAAACAAAGTGTTGCCAACGCCATTAACGGCCATTTAGGTACAACGTTGAGCAACCAAACTCCTTTTGCAGATTTGGCATATTATATTAATACTATGGTACTAATGCCAGCTATAAAAAGTAGTTTTTATGCCAATTATCCTGGATCTGGTGTGCCTGTTACACTATATAATACAGTAGTTGGATGCTTTTTTTCTAGGAATGGATGTACTGTAACGTGTTCAGAGGACTGTTATGTATTTCAAATATCTGATTATGCACCTCAAATAGTATATGGTACTCAAATAACAGCAGGAACAACATCTAGTAAATATTTTAGTGGCATTTCCGGATTTGTTATTGTTTGTAAAAAGCCAGCTACAATCACCTTGTCACCTGGTTCAAATGCTGTAAGTGGATATACAATACTTTAA
- a CDS encoding putative ABC transporter permease — MKSITQLFKHLILFLVGSGAYYFIEVLWDGNSHWTMALLGGICFIAIGLINEFLSWDTSMWIQALIGSVIVTILEFIFGCVLNIWLKLGIWDYSQMPLNIFGQVCLVFSMFWFFLSILAILLDDYLRYWLFGEEEPHYKLI; from the coding sequence TTGAAATCGATTACGCAACTATTTAAGCATCTAATCCTATTTTTAGTGGGATCAGGCGCTTATTATTTTATTGAAGTCCTATGGGATGGTAATAGTCATTGGACTATGGCTTTACTAGGAGGGATATGTTTTATAGCAATAGGATTAATTAATGAGTTTCTATCGTGGGACACATCTATGTGGATACAAGCATTGATAGGTAGCGTAATAGTGACGATTTTAGAGTTTATATTTGGTTGTGTATTAAATATCTGGCTTAAATTAGGCATTTGGGACTATTCTCAAATGCCTTTAAATATTTTTGGCCAAGTGTGTTTAGTATTTAGTATGTTTTGGTTCTTTTTATCAATTCTCGCTATATTATTGGATGACTATCTTAGATATTGGTTATTTGGAGAAGAAGAGCCACATTATAAATTAATTTGA
- a CDS encoding putative phage tail protein codes for MPKIFDYWIPKIQDINEFKKLADAEQSEIDLFNQKVKQFPKEIIVSTATNVGLSRYENMLGLHKKETTELRRTHIIQNLNNSLPFTLQYFNNLLNNVIGKDDYWLEISGYHLELGVISTKEDLLEMLREDLRKKIPANMGTSVKVLESIDSTSYTGFYVQTADVITI; via the coding sequence CCTAAGATTTTTGATTACTGGATTCCTAAAATTCAAGACATAAATGAATTTAAGAAGTTAGCTGATGCAGAGCAATCAGAGATCGATTTATTTAATCAAAAGGTAAAGCAATTTCCTAAAGAGATTATTGTTAGTACAGCTACAAACGTAGGTTTAAGTAGATATGAAAATATGTTAGGCCTTCATAAAAAGGAAACGACAGAGTTGAGACGAACACATATTATTCAAAACCTAAATAATAGTCTTCCATTTACATTACAGTACTTCAATAACTTGCTTAATAATGTTATAGGAAAGGATGATTATTGGTTAGAGATATCAGGATATCATCTTGAGCTAGGCGTTATTTCTACAAAAGAAGATTTACTAGAAATGCTTAGAGAGGATTTACGAAAAAAAATACCAGCTAATATGGGAACCTCAGTCAAAGTACTTGAATCGATAGATTCTACCAGTTATACAGGTTTTTATGTTCAAACAGCTGATGTAATTACTATATAG
- a CDS encoding hemolysin XhlA family protein, with amino-acid sequence MPQDTQDVLQAIMEKLGSIKAAVESIMPTVDLKIENLENMLKVANHRILDLEEQNKWLWRCIVGAIIAGVIAMYFK; translated from the coding sequence ATGCCACAGGACACACAAGATGTACTACAAGCAATTATGGAGAAATTAGGAAGCATAAAAGCTGCAGTAGAGAGTATAATGCCAACTGTAGACTTAAAGATTGAAAACCTTGAAAACATGCTTAAAGTAGCAAACCACAGGATATTGGATTTAGAAGAACAGAATAAATGGCTGTGGAGATGTATTGTGGGAGCAATAATTGCAGGAGTTATTGCAATGTATTTTAAATAG